One Arthrobacter sp. FW306-07-I genomic window carries:
- the hemG gene encoding protoporphyrinogen oxidase — protein sequence MGSSPAAPGPALVVGGGISGLLSARELAAAGYEVTVLEAGTAWGGCVGSHTVAGLTLDSGAESFATRSDAVARLCVELGLGEKIVPPRPGGAWVQLPDGPRELPRTGVLGIPANPWDPEVRRTLGMLGSLRASLDRFLPASVGAGAGVTSVAALVRARMGSRVLERLVSPVVGGVHSADPGLLDVDMVAPGLRAGLRKHGSLAAAVLAQRRRAGAPAAQQAQQGQSPQPGKPAKAGSAVAGLEGGMHTLVDALVSDLQRLGVTLLPGTAATAVARTRDGWRVEAPGTSYSAALLVMAVDGPAAVELLEGAVPAIAGKKPASGPDVKLVTLVLDKPDLDARPRGTGILVAPQTPGVQAKALTHATGKWDWLAAAAGPGRHVVRLSYGRMDGEPAPAAASPSETTVQPGGPETDDELFAAALRDASGLLTVRIAEEDVQGWDVVRWRGALPFAAVGHRARAAEIRKACTAAGGLAVVGGWVAGNGLAAVVADTREQIGQLAAA from the coding sequence ATGGGCAGCTCTCCGGCGGCGCCCGGCCCGGCACTGGTGGTGGGCGGCGGAATCTCCGGGCTCCTGTCGGCCCGGGAACTTGCCGCGGCCGGTTATGAGGTGACCGTCCTTGAAGCGGGGACGGCGTGGGGCGGCTGCGTGGGCAGCCACACGGTTGCCGGGCTCACGCTGGACAGCGGCGCCGAGTCGTTCGCCACAAGGTCCGACGCCGTTGCCCGGCTCTGTGTAGAGCTCGGCCTGGGCGAAAAGATCGTTCCTCCAAGGCCAGGCGGTGCGTGGGTGCAGCTTCCGGACGGGCCCCGCGAACTGCCCAGGACAGGAGTCCTGGGCATCCCGGCGAACCCCTGGGATCCTGAGGTTCGCCGCACCCTGGGCATGCTTGGCTCGTTGCGCGCCTCCCTGGACCGCTTCCTGCCTGCCTCCGTAGGCGCCGGTGCGGGTGTTACCAGCGTGGCCGCCCTGGTCCGGGCCCGGATGGGCTCGCGGGTGCTGGAGCGGCTCGTCTCGCCGGTGGTGGGCGGCGTGCACTCGGCCGACCCCGGGCTGCTCGACGTCGACATGGTGGCTCCGGGCCTGCGTGCAGGCCTGCGGAAACACGGTTCGCTCGCTGCCGCGGTGTTGGCGCAACGCCGCCGCGCCGGTGCTCCGGCCGCCCAGCAGGCACAGCAAGGACAGTCACCGCAGCCTGGTAAGCCGGCCAAGGCAGGTTCCGCCGTGGCCGGCCTCGAAGGCGGCATGCACACCCTGGTGGATGCCCTGGTATCGGATCTCCAGCGCCTGGGCGTGACGCTGCTGCCGGGCACTGCCGCCACGGCTGTCGCCCGCACCCGGGACGGCTGGCGCGTCGAAGCGCCCGGAACTTCCTATAGCGCCGCCTTGCTGGTCATGGCCGTGGACGGACCCGCCGCCGTCGAACTCCTGGAAGGTGCGGTTCCTGCCATCGCAGGGAAAAAGCCCGCCTCCGGGCCGGACGTCAAGCTCGTGACGCTGGTCCTGGATAAACCGGACCTGGACGCAAGGCCGCGTGGAACCGGAATCCTGGTGGCCCCGCAAACGCCTGGGGTCCAGGCTAAGGCCCTGACGCATGCCACCGGCAAATGGGACTGGCTCGCTGCTGCCGCCGGTCCGGGGAGGCACGTGGTGCGCCTCTCCTACGGCCGGATGGACGGCGAACCTGCCCCGGCAGCGGCATCGCCATCCGAAACAACGGTGCAGCCGGGCGGCCCCGAAACTGATGATGAGCTTTTTGCGGCTGCCCTCCGTGACGCCTCCGGGCTCCTCACTGTCCGGATCGCGGAGGAGGACGTGCAGGGCTGGGACGTGGTCCGCTGGCGCGGAGCCCTGCCGTTCGCGGCCGTGGGCCACCGCGCGCGGGCAGCGGAAATCCGCAAGGCCTGCACGGCTGCCGGCGGGCTGGCCGTCGTTGGCGGCTGGGTGGCCGGGAACGGACTGGCTGCCGTGGTCGCCGACACACGTGAGCAAATTGGCCAACTGGCCGCCGCCTGA
- the hemE gene encoding uroporphyrinogen decarboxylase, with protein sequence MTPSPAVSAAGALAADHPLMDGRTADSPLITAYRGGKPSRRPVWFMRQAGRSLPEYLKVREGIAMLDSCLRPELASEITLQPVRRHDVDAGIFFSDIVIPLKLAGVGVDIVPGVGPVLEKPVRTAADVAALPQLTWEALEPIREAVRLTVAELGKTPLIGFAGAPFTLAAYMVEGKPSRDHLGPRTMMHADPETWAALANWAADASGMFLQAQLEAGASAAQLFDSWAGSLGLADYTKYVAPASARALDHVRHLGAPLIHFGTGTSELLVAMRDVGVDVVGVDYRLPLDEANRRLGGTVPLQGNIDPALLSAPWEILEAHVREVIAAGSAAPGHVLNLGHGVPPETDPDVLTRVVKLIHSISPE encoded by the coding sequence ATGACTCCTAGCCCCGCCGTCTCAGCTGCCGGCGCCCTCGCCGCAGACCATCCATTGATGGACGGCCGCACCGCCGACTCCCCGCTGATCACGGCGTACCGCGGGGGCAAGCCGTCCCGCCGTCCCGTGTGGTTCATGCGCCAGGCTGGCCGGTCGCTGCCGGAATACCTGAAGGTACGCGAGGGCATCGCGATGCTGGACTCCTGCCTCCGCCCTGAACTGGCGTCCGAGATCACGCTCCAGCCCGTGCGCCGCCATGACGTGGATGCCGGTATCTTCTTCTCCGACATCGTGATCCCGCTGAAGCTGGCCGGCGTCGGAGTGGACATCGTTCCCGGGGTGGGGCCCGTCCTGGAGAAGCCCGTGCGCACAGCGGCCGACGTTGCCGCCCTGCCGCAGCTCACCTGGGAAGCGCTGGAGCCTATCCGCGAAGCCGTTCGGCTCACGGTGGCGGAACTGGGCAAGACGCCCCTCATCGGCTTTGCCGGTGCACCGTTTACCCTTGCTGCCTACATGGTGGAGGGAAAGCCGTCCCGCGACCACCTTGGCCCCCGGACCATGATGCATGCGGATCCCGAGACCTGGGCCGCCCTCGCCAACTGGGCTGCTGACGCCTCCGGCATGTTCCTCCAGGCCCAGCTCGAGGCAGGTGCCTCGGCCGCCCAGCTCTTCGACTCCTGGGCGGGTTCGCTGGGACTGGCCGACTACACGAAATATGTTGCGCCGGCGTCGGCCCGTGCCCTGGACCATGTCCGCCACCTCGGCGCCCCGCTGATCCACTTCGGCACCGGCACCTCCGAGCTCCTCGTTGCAATGCGCGATGTCGGTGTGGACGTCGTGGGCGTTGACTACCGGCTGCCGCTCGATGAGGCAAACCGCCGCCTGGGCGGAACCGTCCCGCTGCAGGGAAACATCGACCCCGCGCTGCTGTCGGCCCCCTGGGAAATCCTCGAGGCCCACGTCCGCGAGGTCATAGCCGCGGGATCGGCAGCTCCTGGCCACGTCCTGAACCTCGGCCACGGGGTTCCCCCGGAAACGGACCCCGACGTCCTGACCCGGGTCGTGAAACTCATCCACTCCATCTCGCCGGAGTAA
- a CDS encoding glutamyl-tRNA reductase, producing the protein MVLFSLVATHADIDLETVAQLSNGSSGIAASALTESPAVAGAVVLATCNRYEIYGEAPNPNDVEAARAALVSRISEASGLAEPLVSRSFSTRTGPEVTQHLFAVSAGLDSAVVGEREIAGQVRRALINAQHDGTASAGLVRLFQAASKTAKDVGAQTALGSRGLSIVSVALDLATDLSENPDWSTKKVVLFGTGAYAGATMALLRERGCTDISVFSSSGRAEGFVASRGGVALDADSLRPAVAAADVMIGCSGSDTRVEADELSQVRADSAQPLIAIDLALTHDFDPAVGELEGVELLTLESVRLAAPQEQAESLAQASGIVKGAAKAFEQEREARSVDSAIVALRRHTMNVLDAEMEKVRARHGCTAAAEEVEFALRRMVKQLLHVPTVRARELAANGQQDDYVAALEALYGITVEQPAASPTASAALAQAECPVDHKGRETA; encoded by the coding sequence GTGGTTCTTTTCTCATTGGTGGCTACACACGCCGACATCGATCTCGAAACCGTTGCTCAGTTGAGCAACGGTTCCTCCGGGATTGCCGCATCCGCGCTGACCGAATCCCCTGCCGTGGCCGGGGCGGTGGTCCTTGCCACCTGCAACCGCTACGAAATCTACGGCGAAGCCCCCAACCCCAACGACGTCGAAGCGGCCCGGGCGGCCCTCGTATCCCGGATCAGCGAGGCCAGCGGCCTGGCCGAACCCCTCGTTTCGCGGTCCTTCAGCACCCGTACCGGACCGGAAGTCACCCAGCACCTGTTCGCCGTCAGCGCGGGACTGGACTCCGCCGTCGTGGGTGAACGTGAAATCGCCGGCCAGGTGCGGCGGGCGCTGATCAACGCCCAGCACGACGGCACCGCCAGCGCCGGCCTGGTCCGGCTGTTCCAGGCGGCCTCGAAGACCGCCAAGGACGTGGGCGCGCAGACCGCCCTTGGTTCCCGCGGGCTTTCCATCGTCTCCGTGGCGCTGGACCTGGCCACCGATCTTTCCGAAAACCCCGACTGGTCCACCAAGAAGGTGGTGCTCTTCGGGACCGGCGCCTACGCCGGCGCCACCATGGCACTGCTGCGCGAGCGCGGCTGCACGGACATTTCCGTCTTCTCCTCATCCGGCCGGGCCGAAGGGTTCGTGGCCTCGCGCGGCGGCGTGGCCCTGGACGCGGACTCCCTGCGTCCCGCCGTGGCTGCTGCCGACGTCATGATCGGCTGCAGCGGCTCGGACACCCGCGTTGAGGCTGATGAACTGTCCCAGGTACGCGCCGACTCCGCGCAGCCCCTGATCGCCATCGACCTGGCCCTCACCCATGACTTCGACCCCGCCGTCGGCGAGCTGGAGGGCGTTGAACTGCTCACCCTTGAGTCGGTGCGGCTCGCGGCACCGCAGGAACAGGCAGAATCACTCGCCCAGGCCAGCGGCATCGTGAAAGGTGCGGCCAAGGCCTTTGAGCAGGAACGCGAGGCCCGCTCTGTCGACTCGGCCATCGTTGCCCTTCGGCGCCACACGATGAACGTGCTGGACGCGGAGATGGAAAAGGTCCGGGCCCGGCACGGCTGCACCGCCGCCGCCGAAGAAGTGGAGTTCGCCCTCCGCCGCATGGTCAAGCAGTTGCTGCACGTTCCCACGGTTCGCGCCCGCGAACTCGCCGCCAACGGCCAGCAGGACGACTACGTGGCTGCGCTGGAGGCGCTGTACGGCATCACGGTCGAACAGCCCGCCGCCTCCCCCACCGCTTCCGCTGCACTGGCCCAGGCCGAGTGCCCGGTGGACCACAAGGGCCGCGAAACCGCCTGA
- the moeB gene encoding molybdopterin-synthase adenylyltransferase MoeB — protein sequence MASSFTANVSTISLDPLVEPAADLTPDEVERYSRHLIIPEIGALGQRRLKNAKVLVIGAGGLGAPALLYLAAAGVGTIGIIDDDVVDLSNLQRQVIHGVSDVGRPKIESARDTIAELNPLVDVRLHNVRLDSSNALGLFSGYDLILDGADNFATRYLVNDAAAILGKPYVWGSIFRFDGQVSVFWEKHGPTYRDLYPEAPPAGSVPSCGEGGVFGMLCAAVGSLMVTEAVKLITGVGRSLLGRVALFDALGGSWREIRVAKDPAAEPITELTDYEAFCGIAPAAQADIEHTVTATQLATMLASRKAGLKDFELVDVRESGEYDIVRIDGARLIPQGRILAGEAWDELPQDRDIVFHCKAGTRSANVLAAARQAGYQRVSHLDGGILAWVRDVEPEKPVY from the coding sequence ATGGCTTCGTCTTTCACCGCAAATGTTTCAACTATTTCCCTCGATCCACTGGTGGAACCGGCTGCGGACCTGACTCCTGACGAGGTGGAACGGTATTCCCGGCACCTGATCATTCCCGAGATTGGTGCCCTGGGGCAGCGGAGGCTCAAGAACGCCAAGGTGCTGGTGATCGGCGCCGGCGGCCTGGGCGCCCCGGCACTGCTGTACCTTGCCGCAGCGGGTGTGGGCACCATTGGAATCATTGACGACGACGTGGTGGACCTGAGCAACCTGCAGCGCCAGGTGATCCATGGTGTGAGCGACGTCGGACGGCCCAAAATCGAATCGGCGCGGGATACCATTGCGGAGCTGAACCCGCTGGTGGACGTCCGGCTGCACAACGTGCGCCTGGACTCGTCCAACGCCCTAGGGCTGTTCAGCGGCTACGACCTCATCCTCGACGGTGCCGACAACTTCGCCACGCGCTACCTGGTCAATGACGCCGCCGCCATCCTGGGCAAGCCCTACGTGTGGGGTTCCATCTTCCGATTCGACGGCCAGGTCAGCGTCTTCTGGGAAAAGCACGGCCCCACGTACCGCGACCTGTATCCGGAGGCGCCGCCGGCGGGCTCCGTCCCTTCCTGCGGTGAGGGAGGTGTGTTCGGCATGCTGTGCGCTGCCGTGGGATCGCTGATGGTGACCGAAGCCGTAAAGCTGATTACCGGCGTCGGACGTTCCCTGCTTGGACGCGTGGCACTGTTCGACGCCTTGGGCGGCAGCTGGCGCGAGATCCGCGTGGCCAAGGACCCCGCCGCGGAACCCATCACCGAACTTACGGACTACGAGGCGTTCTGCGGCATTGCCCCGGCAGCGCAGGCCGATATCGAACACACCGTCACTGCCACCCAGTTGGCCACCATGCTGGCGTCCCGGAAGGCCGGGCTCAAGGACTTCGAGCTGGTGGACGTCCGGGAATCGGGAGAGTACGACATTGTCCGGATCGATGGGGCCAGGCTCATCCCGCAGGGACGCATCCTGGCCGGTGAGGCCTGGGACGAACTTCCGCAGGACCGGGACATCGTGTTCCACTGCAAGGCCGGGACCCGGTCCGCCAACGTGCTGGCGGCGGCACGGCAGGCCGGCTACCAGCGGGTCAGCCATCTCGACGGCGGGATCCTGGCCTGGGTGCGCGACGTGGAACCCGAAAAGCCCGTCTACTGA
- a CDS encoding TetR/AcrR family transcriptional regulator: MVPEARADRPPAAEPQTPSRPAGQRSARLPRDERRAQLLAAAQEVFVANGYHGAAMDEIAETAHVSKPVLYQHFPSKRDLYLALLESHLASLTELMLGALNSTTDNDERVQAVMRAYFHFIASDDQAHRLVFESDLINDPDVSSRLETFNRTFADAIARVIAEDTKLPHLEAELLGRGLAGMAQVSARYWLETDGNLDLDVASDLIYRLAWRGISRFPKES; this comes from the coding sequence GTGGTCCCTGAAGCACGGGCCGACCGCCCGCCCGCAGCCGAACCGCAAACTCCCTCCCGCCCCGCAGGCCAACGGTCCGCCCGGCTGCCCCGGGATGAGCGCCGTGCCCAGCTCCTTGCTGCGGCCCAGGAAGTGTTCGTTGCCAACGGTTACCACGGCGCTGCCATGGACGAGATCGCGGAAACCGCCCATGTGAGCAAACCGGTGCTGTACCAGCACTTCCCTTCCAAGCGCGACCTGTACCTCGCCCTGCTGGAAAGCCACCTGGCGTCCCTGACCGAACTGATGCTGGGGGCACTGAACTCCACCACGGACAATGACGAACGCGTCCAGGCCGTCATGCGTGCGTACTTCCACTTCATCGCCAGCGACGACCAGGCCCACCGGCTGGTCTTCGAATCGGACCTGATCAACGACCCCGACGTCAGCTCCCGGCTGGAAACCTTCAACCGCACCTTCGCCGATGCCATTGCACGGGTCATCGCGGAAGACACCAAACTCCCCCATCTCGAGGCGGAACTGCTGGGCCGCGGTCTGGCCGGAATGGCGCAGGTCAGCGCCCGGTACTGGCTGGAAACCGACGGCAACCTGGACCTCGATGTGGCCAGCGACCTCATCTACCGTTTAGCTTGGCGCGGAATCTCTCGCTTCCCCAAAGAGTCCTAG
- a CDS encoding DUF3107 domain-containing protein → MEIKIGVQNVGREIVLESTQDAETVAKVVGEAISEGNELRLKDDKGRLIIVPGNALAYVEIGAEEVRRVGFGQF, encoded by the coding sequence TTGGAAATTAAGATCGGCGTTCAGAACGTTGGCCGCGAAATCGTACTGGAATCGACCCAGGATGCCGAGACGGTGGCCAAGGTTGTCGGCGAGGCCATCAGCGAAGGCAATGAGCTGCGCCTCAAGGATGACAAGGGACGCCTGATCATCGTTCCGGGGAATGCCCTGGCGTACGTGGAAATCGGGGCAGAAGAGGTCCGCCGCGTGGGCTTCGGCCAGTTCTAG
- a CDS encoding thiazole synthase — MTETSTINPAGNPGAGDALVIDGVALESRLIMGTGGAPSLDGLGAALLASGTALTTVAMRRYSPAETGSLFQLLVDHGIRVLPNTAGCFTARDAVLTAELAREALETDWVKLEVIADEQTLLPDAVELVEATEQLVNRGFKVFAYTNDDPVLALRLENLGAAAVMPLGAPIGTGLGILNPHNIELIVSRASVPVVLDAGIGTASDAALAMELGCDAVLLATAVTRAQNPALMGEAFKHAVIAGRMARAAGRIPRREHALASSAMEGRAEFL; from the coding sequence ATGACCGAAACCAGCACCATCAACCCCGCCGGAAACCCCGGTGCCGGCGACGCCCTGGTGATTGACGGCGTCGCCCTGGAATCCCGCCTCATTATGGGCACCGGCGGGGCGCCCAGCCTGGATGGCCTGGGCGCAGCACTCCTGGCCTCCGGCACCGCCCTGACCACCGTGGCCATGCGGCGCTACTCACCCGCCGAAACCGGCTCGCTGTTCCAGCTGCTGGTGGACCACGGGATCCGGGTGCTGCCCAACACCGCCGGCTGCTTCACCGCCAGGGATGCTGTGCTCACAGCGGAACTCGCGCGGGAAGCCCTGGAAACGGACTGGGTGAAGCTCGAGGTCATCGCCGACGAGCAGACCCTCCTGCCGGACGCCGTGGAGCTCGTGGAAGCCACGGAGCAGCTGGTGAACCGAGGCTTCAAGGTGTTCGCCTACACCAACGATGACCCCGTACTTGCGCTGCGGCTCGAAAACCTCGGCGCCGCCGCCGTGATGCCCCTGGGCGCCCCTATCGGCACCGGCCTGGGGATCCTGAACCCGCACAACATCGAGCTCATCGTTTCGCGTGCGTCGGTTCCGGTGGTCCTGGATGCAGGCATCGGTACGGCGTCGGACGCCGCCCTTGCCATGGAGCTGGGCTGTGACGCCGTACTGCTGGCCACTGCCGTGACGCGGGCGCAGAACCCCGCCCTTATGGGCGAGGCGTTCAAACACGCCGTGATCGCCGGCAGGATGGCCCGGGCGGCCGGGCGCATCCCCCGCAGGGAGCATGCCCTCGCCTCGTCGGCAATGGAGGGCCGGGCGGAGTTCCTCTGA
- the thiS gene encoding sulfur carrier protein ThiS: MNITLNGNPHTVADGASITTLVSQVTGRPLADNGQATDGGKLGVAVAHNAQVVPRSQWFATALAEGDDIELVTAVQGG; encoded by the coding sequence GTGAACATCACCCTCAACGGAAACCCGCACACGGTGGCCGACGGCGCCTCCATCACCACACTCGTCAGCCAGGTCACCGGACGCCCGCTGGCTGACAACGGGCAGGCGACGGACGGCGGGAAGCTGGGCGTCGCCGTCGCCCATAACGCCCAGGTGGTGCCGCGCAGCCAATGGTTCGCCACGGCGCTCGCCGAGGGCGACGACATCGAACTCGTTACAGCAGTACAGGGAGGCTGA
- the thiO gene encoding glycine oxidase ThiO encodes MRTPGTTQPSSVDASIPSTLRADVAVIGGGVVGHGIAWEVQRSGRSVVLIDDAPGSGASWAAAGMLAPVSELHYQEEDLLELMLEASSRWPAFAAAVADASGTDSGYLTTPTLAVGADAADRRALMDLRTVQQASGLSVEPLTVREARKREPLLSPAIACALDTPGDHQVDPRRLVAALRLALAGGVRETHHLAVAGAVDGYAVPERASGLLWEDGIVTGVRLAGGGTVLAAETVVANGLQAGALADLPHGLELPLRPVHGDILRLAVPGHLQPLVTATVRGLVHGVPVYIVPRRDGTVVIGATQREDALSDAVSAGGVYQLLRDAQALVPAVAELELLECTARARPGTPDNAPLLGRVPVDLALRSEGSATEAGYVPGLIIATGFFRHGVLLTPAAAAICTDLLDGKADPRWVPFRPGRFSGLGTATHGLHDNGTHTKETA; translated from the coding sequence ATGCGTACCCCCGGCACCACCCAGCCCTCGTCCGTTGATGCGTCCATTCCCTCCACCCTTCGTGCCGACGTCGCCGTCATTGGCGGGGGAGTGGTGGGACACGGTATCGCCTGGGAAGTGCAGCGTTCCGGACGCTCCGTCGTCCTCATTGACGACGCGCCAGGTTCCGGCGCGAGCTGGGCTGCCGCCGGCATGCTGGCCCCCGTGAGCGAACTGCACTACCAGGAGGAGGACCTCCTGGAACTCATGCTGGAGGCATCGTCACGGTGGCCGGCATTCGCGGCCGCCGTCGCCGATGCATCGGGCACGGATTCCGGATACCTCACGACGCCGACACTCGCCGTGGGTGCCGACGCCGCCGACCGCCGCGCCCTGATGGACCTGCGCACAGTTCAACAGGCGAGCGGGCTGTCCGTGGAACCCTTGACCGTCCGGGAGGCCCGCAAACGCGAACCCCTCCTCAGCCCCGCCATCGCCTGCGCCCTCGATACCCCGGGGGACCACCAGGTGGATCCCCGCCGGCTGGTGGCGGCCCTGCGGCTGGCACTGGCCGGCGGCGTCCGCGAAACGCACCACCTGGCCGTGGCAGGGGCAGTGGACGGTTACGCAGTGCCGGAGCGGGCAAGCGGGCTGTTGTGGGAGGACGGCATCGTTACGGGGGTTCGGCTCGCCGGTGGCGGCACCGTCCTGGCAGCGGAAACCGTGGTGGCCAACGGGCTGCAGGCGGGGGCGCTCGCGGACCTCCCCCATGGCCTCGAGCTGCCCCTGCGTCCCGTCCACGGGGACATCCTCCGGCTTGCAGTGCCCGGCCACCTCCAGCCCCTGGTGACCGCAACGGTGCGGGGACTGGTGCACGGAGTTCCGGTGTACATCGTTCCGCGCCGGGACGGGACCGTGGTGATCGGAGCCACCCAGCGCGAGGACGCCCTGTCCGACGCCGTCAGTGCCGGCGGCGTCTACCAGCTGCTGCGCGATGCCCAGGCGCTGGTGCCCGCGGTCGCCGAGCTCGAACTTCTGGAGTGCACGGCCCGGGCCCGCCCGGGAACCCCGGACAATGCGCCGCTGCTGGGAAGGGTGCCGGTGGACCTGGCCTTAAGAAGCGAAGGGTCCGCAACGGAAGCCGGTTACGTTCCGGGGCTCATCATCGCCACCGGTTTTTTCCGGCACGGCGTCCTGCTCACACCCGCTGCAGCAGCGATCTGCACGGATCTGCTCGACGGAAAAGCCGACCCCCGCTGGGTCCCCTTCCGCCCGGGCCGGTTCTCCGGCCTGGGAACGGCCACCCACGGCCTCCACGACAATGGCACCCACACCAAGGAAACAGCGTGA
- the thiE gene encoding thiamine phosphate synthase — MNATTPSLPAGSHAPAGGVANAEVVNARDSEALKAARLYLCTDARRDRGDFAEFVDAAFAGGVDIIQLRDKTIEAAEELDLLAVLKEVAVRHGKLWAVNDRADIAVLSGAPVFHIGQKDLPLAAARTLVDGNAAIGLSSHTPEQVDAALAATAAPSGLDYFCVGPVWATPTKPGRAAVGPELVKYAAEASRQAADPVPWFAIGGIDHGNVRHVAEAGARRIVVVRAITEAPDPAAAAASLLDALDAAGS, encoded by the coding sequence ATGAATGCGACCACCCCTTCCCTTCCCGCAGGTTCCCACGCTCCGGCCGGCGGAGTTGCCAATGCCGAGGTTGTCAACGCCCGCGACAGCGAGGCCCTCAAGGCTGCCCGCCTGTATCTCTGCACCGATGCACGGCGGGACCGCGGCGATTTTGCGGAGTTCGTGGACGCGGCATTTGCCGGCGGCGTGGACATCATTCAGCTGCGCGACAAGACCATCGAGGCAGCCGAGGAACTGGACCTTTTGGCTGTGCTGAAGGAAGTGGCGGTGCGGCACGGCAAGCTGTGGGCGGTCAACGACCGCGCCGACATCGCTGTGCTTTCCGGGGCCCCGGTGTTCCATATCGGCCAGAAGGACCTGCCGCTGGCGGCCGCACGCACGCTGGTCGACGGCAACGCCGCCATCGGACTCTCCAGCCATACACCCGAACAGGTGGATGCCGCCCTTGCCGCAACTGCCGCACCGTCCGGGCTGGACTACTTCTGCGTGGGCCCCGTCTGGGCTACGCCCACCAAACCCGGCAGGGCCGCCGTCGGTCCCGAACTGGTCAAGTACGCGGCCGAGGCGTCACGGCAGGCTGCGGACCCGGTGCCCTGGTTTGCCATCGGCGGCATCGACCACGGCAACGTCCGCCATGTGGCGGAGGCGGGTGCGCGCAGGATCGTGGTGGTCCGGGCCATCACCGAAGCCCCTGATCCCGCCGCCGCTGCTGCCTCCCTCCTCGACGCGCTGGACGCTGCCGGTTCCTGA
- a CDS encoding RNB domain-containing ribonuclease: MSHHRLAPNVHDHKNALEEALGLLRTELELPGPYPAEAVEDALAAVAALQLPSYDLTAVEFVTIDPASSTDLDQAVFIELDGDGYRVMYAIADVPAFVAPGGPLDAETRRRGQTFYAPDGRIPLHPEIISEGAGSLLPGQECSAFVWDFTLDGEATVLTVSVRRARVRSRDKLSYRGAQAALDAGTAPPVLQLLREVGLKRVALERAREGASLNMPEQEIVQLPDGGYRIDAVPQLPVEDWNAQISLMTGMAAAQLMLEGKVGILRTMPAPDERSLKHFRLQTGVLGRPWDGEVSYGEYLRSLDPTDPRQLAIMHSAGMLFRGASYTAFDGTVPEDGIQSAIGAAYAHTTAPLRRLVDRFVLVICEALSNGGDVPGWAREALPLLPGIMAGSDQLASRMERLALDTVEAALLLNHIGQEFDAIVISGSKPQNGNSNGNGKNGKYGNGSSGIIQIAEPAVTARCAGELESGTKVRVRLVSSDITTREIHFELVS; the protein is encoded by the coding sequence GTGTCACATCATCGGCTGGCTCCCAACGTCCACGACCATAAGAACGCCTTGGAAGAGGCGTTGGGCCTGCTGCGGACGGAGCTTGAGCTTCCGGGTCCTTATCCCGCCGAAGCCGTGGAAGACGCCCTGGCTGCCGTTGCGGCGCTGCAGCTGCCGTCCTACGACCTGACCGCCGTCGAGTTTGTCACCATCGACCCGGCGTCCTCCACGGACCTGGACCAGGCAGTGTTCATTGAATTGGACGGGGATGGCTACCGCGTGATGTACGCGATCGCCGATGTTCCAGCCTTCGTTGCGCCGGGAGGCCCCCTGGACGCGGAGACGCGGCGGCGCGGACAGACGTTCTACGCTCCTGACGGCCGGATCCCGCTTCACCCGGAGATCATCAGCGAAGGGGCCGGGAGCCTGCTGCCCGGCCAGGAGTGTTCGGCCTTCGTCTGGGATTTCACGCTCGACGGCGAAGCAACCGTACTGACGGTCAGCGTCCGTCGCGCGCGGGTCCGCAGCCGCGACAAGCTCAGCTACCGGGGCGCCCAGGCAGCCCTCGACGCCGGGACCGCCCCGCCCGTGCTCCAGCTGCTCCGTGAGGTGGGCCTGAAGCGGGTGGCACTGGAACGGGCGCGTGAAGGTGCAAGCCTGAACATGCCTGAGCAGGAGATTGTCCAGCTGCCCGACGGCGGCTACCGGATTGACGCTGTTCCACAGCTTCCGGTGGAGGACTGGAACGCGCAGATTTCGCTGATGACCGGGATGGCGGCGGCGCAGCTCATGCTGGAGGGCAAGGTGGGCATCCTGCGCACCATGCCGGCCCCGGACGAACGGTCCCTGAAGCATTTTCGCCTGCAGACCGGGGTGCTGGGCAGGCCATGGGACGGCGAAGTCAGCTATGGCGAGTATCTGCGGTCCCTGGACCCCACCGATCCGCGGCAGCTGGCCATCATGCATTCGGCAGGCATGCTGTTCCGCGGAGCCTCCTACACCGCCTTCGACGGGACCGTCCCCGAGGATGGGATCCAGTCCGCCATCGGCGCTGCCTATGCCCACACCACCGCGCCGCTGCGCCGGTTAGTGGACCGCTTCGTGCTGGTCATCTGCGAGGCCCTGAGCAACGGCGGCGATGTTCCCGGCTGGGCGCGGGAGGCCCTGCCGCTGCTGCCGGGCATCATGGCAGGCTCGGACCAACTGGCGTCACGGATGGAACGCCTGGCCCTGGATACCGTGGAGGCGGCCCTGCTGCTGAACCACATCGGGCAGGAGTTCGACGCGATCGTGATCTCCGGGTCCAAGCCGCAGAACGGGAACAGTAACGGCAACGGGAAAAACGGCAAGTACGGCAACGGCAGCTCCGGGATCATCCAGATTGCCGAACCCGCAGTGACGGCGCGCTGCGCCGGCGAGCTGGAGTCCGGCACCAAGGTCCGGGTCCGGCTGGTGTCCTCAGACATCACCACGCGGGAGATCCACTTCGAACTCGTCTCCTAA